The Acetobacter oryzifermentans genomic interval CTTGCAAGGCGTTCTTCAGCATGACCGGAAACTGCTCTTCCCAGAGCGTGCTGTCAGGGGGAAGGCCGGCTGTGAAATAGACAATCCGGCTGCCTTTCACCGCCTGCGCCGTCTGCCCTGCATCAAGCAGGTTCGCCGCCATGAGCGTGTCATCGTCATTGACCTTGCGGGGATTGCGGCCCACGAGCCGCAGGCCGCCTGTATGATGCTGATGCAATGTCCGCGCCAGTTCCGTAGCGATCTGGCCATTTGCGCCCAGAATTGTCTGCATGTGGGGCTGCCTCCGTGGTGCCGAGCAGGTTTGCCCATATAACGCTAACGTTGAAGTTAGGTTGAATGTCAAACGACAGATTGACCTTCAACCGGCCTTGAACGTTACAGAATGGCCGTCCGAGGACCTTGCCGCATGAAAGGGACAAGCCATGAGCCGCCATATCCTGCACGTCGCCACCAATATCTCGCATTTTGACAATCCCGCACATCCGACCGGATTGTGGCTGTCGGAACTTACGCATGCCTGGGACGTGTTTGCCGCCAGAGGTTATGAGCAGCGCATTGTCAGCCCCAGGGGGGGCAAGGTTCCACTTGACCCGCGTGCGTTGAAATGGCCGATGCGCGATACCTCCTCCAGAGCCTGGCTGGCCGATCCGGCGAAGATGGCCCTCTTATCTGTAACGGCCTGTCCCGCAGACATCAATCCGCAGGATTATGATGCGATTTACTTCACCGGCGGTCATGGCGTGATGTGGGACTTTCCGAACAGTGAAGGCCTTCAGGTCATCACACGCGCAGTGTGGGAAAAGGGTGGCATTGTTTCCGCTGTCTGCCATGGATATTGCGGGCTTCTGAATACCCGGCTTGAAGACGGTTCTTTTTTAGTGTCCGGGCGCACAATCACCGGATTTTCGTGGACTGAGGAGAGGCTGGCGGGCGTCTCCGGGGAGATACCCTACAACGCGGAAGCTGAAGTGAAGGCGCGAAAAGCGCTTTACGAAAAAGCCCTTCTGCCGTTCATGTCCCATGTCGTGGCGGATGGAAAGCTGGTGACGGGCCAGAAC includes:
- a CDS encoding type 1 glutamine amidotransferase domain-containing protein encodes the protein MSRHILHVATNISHFDNPAHPTGLWLSELTHAWDVFAARGYEQRIVSPRGGKVPLDPRALKWPMRDTSSRAWLADPAKMALLSVTACPADINPQDYDAIYFTGGHGVMWDFPNSEGLQVITRAVWEKGGIVSAVCHGYCGLLNTRLEDGSFLVSGRTITGFSWTEERLAGVSGEIPYNAEAEVKARKALYEKALLPFMSHVVADGKLVTGQNPFSARATAGKVASLLGRL